One genomic segment of Amycolatopsis sp. WQ 127309 includes these proteins:
- a CDS encoding CBM35 domain-containing protein codes for MAARGRRALGALAGLMVTAGLLTAPTADAQPEAPKPVAQKPYMGWSSWSLESTNYPGVNPAGPASWLTEKHVLQQADVLAAKFKQHGYTYVNIDAGWSNSFDQYARPVVNPATFPDGMAYVADYVHKKGLKLGSYLAFGLDLKAYNDGNSPIAGTTNCHTKDLVYPDLRKTNGWDSAYKIDFTNPCAQSYVDSVARLLAGWGVDFLKLDGVGPGSFKGGPNYTNTTDVEAWHQAIAKTGRPMEFVVSWALSHRQADVWKANTNGWRVDTDVECYCDTLVTWNNSVKQRWNDVVQWIPDAGPGHWNNLDSLDVGSGKMDGLTEAERQSYMTLWAIEAAPLYIGDDLTQLDDYGVKLLTNDEVIAVNQAGIPAKPVSQTSDQQVWSNRNADGSYTVALFNLAATPARVTADLAQLGITGPVQIRDLWSHQDSTASADLPVHGSRLLKVTPRDRDVLQAPGVVHATGVTGTSVSLAWDASKGAQNYDVFANGRKMTSTNTANATVAGLKPSTAYDFTVVANQRNGRPSALSKKYSLTTPTVDGPKTYEAENGTPQGGATVYDCACSGGKKVGYLGGSGYVVLPAVTVPQAGVYLLELSYVDGDSSRTGIVTINGTSFPLPVAGSNDDDWNTPQSTTVQVWLQAGANTVQIGNQAGYVYDVDKITV; via the coding sequence GGCCCCCACCGCGGACGCCCAGCCGGAAGCGCCGAAGCCGGTGGCGCAGAAGCCCTACATGGGCTGGAGCAGCTGGAGCCTCGAGTCGACGAACTACCCCGGCGTCAACCCGGCCGGCCCGGCCAGCTGGCTCACCGAAAAGCACGTCCTGCAGCAGGCGGACGTCCTCGCCGCGAAGTTCAAGCAGCACGGCTACACCTACGTCAACATCGACGCCGGCTGGTCGAACTCCTTCGACCAGTACGCCCGCCCGGTGGTCAACCCGGCGACCTTCCCGGACGGCATGGCCTACGTCGCCGACTACGTCCACAAGAAGGGCCTCAAGCTGGGCTCGTACCTGGCGTTCGGCCTGGACCTCAAGGCCTACAACGACGGCAACTCGCCGATCGCGGGCACCACGAACTGCCACACCAAAGACCTCGTCTACCCGGACCTGCGCAAGACCAACGGCTGGGACTCCGCCTACAAGATCGACTTCACGAACCCGTGCGCCCAGTCCTACGTGGACTCGGTGGCGCGGCTGCTGGCCGGCTGGGGCGTCGACTTCCTCAAGCTCGACGGCGTCGGACCCGGCTCCTTCAAGGGCGGCCCGAACTACACCAACACCACCGACGTCGAGGCCTGGCACCAGGCCATCGCCAAGACCGGCCGCCCGATGGAGTTCGTCGTCTCCTGGGCGCTGAGCCACCGCCAGGCCGACGTCTGGAAGGCGAACACGAACGGCTGGCGCGTCGACACGGACGTCGAGTGCTACTGCGACACCCTCGTGACCTGGAACAACTCGGTCAAGCAGCGCTGGAACGACGTCGTGCAGTGGATCCCCGACGCCGGCCCCGGCCACTGGAACAACCTCGACTCCCTCGACGTCGGCAGCGGCAAGATGGACGGCCTCACCGAGGCCGAGCGCCAGAGCTACATGACGCTGTGGGCGATCGAAGCCGCGCCGCTCTACATCGGTGACGACCTGACCCAGCTCGACGACTACGGCGTCAAGCTCCTGACCAACGACGAGGTCATCGCCGTCAACCAGGCCGGGATCCCGGCCAAGCCGGTGAGCCAGACGAGTGACCAGCAGGTCTGGTCGAACCGCAACGCCGACGGCAGCTACACGGTCGCGCTGTTCAACCTGGCCGCGACGCCCGCCCGCGTCACCGCGGACCTCGCGCAGCTCGGCATCACCGGCCCGGTCCAGATCCGCGACCTCTGGTCCCACCAGGACAGCACCGCTTCCGCCGACCTGCCGGTGCACGGCTCGCGCCTGCTGAAGGTCACCCCGCGCGACCGCGACGTGCTGCAGGCGCCGGGTGTCGTGCACGCCACCGGCGTCACCGGCACCAGTGTCTCGCTGGCCTGGGACGCGTCGAAGGGCGCGCAGAACTACGACGTCTTCGCGAACGGTCGCAAGATGACGTCCACCAACACCGCCAACGCGACCGTCGCCGGGCTCAAGCCGTCGACCGCGTACGACTTCACGGTCGTGGCGAACCAGCGGAACGGCCGCCCGTCCGCGCTCAGCAAGAAGTACTCCCTGACGACACCGACAGTCGACGGCCCGAAGACGTACGAGGCGGAGAACGGCACCCCGCAAGGCGGTGCGACCGTCTACGACTGTGCGTGCTCGGGCGGCAAGAAGGTCGGCTACCTCGGCGGCAGCGGCTACGTCGTGCTGCCGGCGGTGACCGTGCCCCAGGCCGGCGTCTACCTGCTGGAGCTGTCCTATGTGGATGGCGACTCCAGCCGGACCGGCATCGTGACGATCAACGGGACGTCGTTCCCGCTGCCCGTCGCCGGGAGCAACGACGACGACTGGAACACGCCGCAGAGCACGACCGTCCAGGTCTGGCTGCAGGCCGGGGCCAACACGGTCCAGATCGGCAACCAGGCCGGGTACGTCTACGACGTCGACAAGATCACCGTCTAG